TGTGTTATCTGCTCTTGGAGATAACTTGATGTGTTCTTTCTGTATGCAGTTGCCTGAGCGACCTGTGACGGTTCGTTCTCTCTGTCCTGGCTCTTATACTTGTTAATCTAGTCTTCTTTTCTCGAATCTGTGTTGTTAgtattgatttgtgattgtttaATGTGTATAGTTTGATTTTACTAATTCGAGAGCTTAGACTTTATTGACACAATTAAGTCGTTCCTTTTGCTGATTTACAAAGACAGAGACTTTGATTGTGCTTACCATTTGTGACAAATTGTGTCAATGTTAAGCTACATTTATAGTTCATGATTGTTATTAGACTTGTTAagttgtcctttttttttttttaccctttttgggtTGGATTATTTAGTTGAGAGGTGTATCATTGTGTCAGTATAGTTGTTGATAATTGTTAGGGGTTGGTATATGTACACCTCTGTTGTTTAGTTGCCGTTTATGGGATGTTTTTCTTTACTCATTTTAGACAAGTTGGTAAACTGTACATTCTGTAGGAGTGGGAAAGACTATAAGTGTAAACATCTTATCAAAataagccttttttttttacaaagatgaAGGCTATATTAAGTAGGGCTGATggatattttgtatgttttcatTTCAGAAACCATGTGGGCACAACGCTTGCTTGAAATGTTTTGAGAAGTGGATGGGTCAGGGAAAACGTACTTGTGGAAAATGCCGCAGCATAGTTCCTGAGAAAATGGCAAGGAACCCTCGTATCAATTCTTCCCTTGTTTCTGCTATCCGGTTTGCAAGAGTCTCCAGAAGTGCTGCTGCGGGTACTTCAAAGGTCTATCATTTCGTGAGCAACCAAGACCGACCAGATAAAGCATTTACAACTGAGCGCGCAAAGAAAACAGGGAAGGCCAATGCTGCTAGCGGCAGGATTTATGTTACAATACCACCTGACCACTTTGGTCCCATACCGGCTGAGAATGATCCTGTGAGGAGCCAAGGTCTTTTAGTTGGAGAATCCTGGGAGGACCGACTCGAGTGTAGGCAGTGGGGAGCTCACTTCCCACATGTCGCTGGCATTGCTGGACAAGCAAGTTATGGAGCTCAATCTGTAGCACTCTCTGGAGGttatgaggatgatgaagatcaTGGAGAATGGTTTCTATACACAGGAAGGTGTGCCTTTCATTTCTCTTAGCTTTTGGTCcatttgatttattaaataatcTTGTACAATTTACTTCTCTCATGTGTATACAAGTATCAATTCTCCAATTTACTGATAGattgtctctttttctcttgATTATGTTGCAGTGGGGGTAGAGATCTCAGTGGCAACAAAAGGACTAACAAGGATCAGTCTTTTGACCAAAAGTTCGAGAAGTCTAATGAAGCTTTAAGGCTCAGTTGCAAATTGGGGTATCCGGTTCGAGTTGTCAGGTTACCTCTTATTCGAGCACAGTTGCGCTTCATGCAACGTTTTTCTCACTCTTCAACTTGCAGTGATCTTAACTTTTTTACCTATCTCGATATATGATCAGGTCTCACAAGGAAAAACGTTCTGCATATGCCCCTGAGGAAGGAGTGAGATATGATGGAGTTTACAGGATCGAAAAGTGCTGGCGAAAAGTTGGAATCCAGGTATACAATACATACGTATAGCTAAGAACGGTAAACTTTTCCTGTTCTATTTTTTATGCATTGACCTATTTTTCTGTGGTCCATAGGGTTCTTTTAAGGTCTGTCGTTATCTGTTTGTTAGATGTGACAATGAACCAGCTCCATGGACCAGGTTTGATCTACTGCTTGAAAGTGTGCcccttttctatatatattccATTTGAGTTCAATGCTGAGATATATTGCAGTGATGAGCATGGAGATCATCCAAGACCTTTACCAAATATTCCTGAGCTTAACATGGCCACAGACCtgtttgagagaaaagaaagtcCATCATGGGATTTTGATGTAAGTTCCAAGACATCTCAACTATACAAGTTGGCGTATGAGcagatattgattttttttgtttaggccGGTTCATTATCTGTTATAAACTATACAAGTTGGTCTTTTCTTATAATAAACTTACTGGATCAGGAAGG
The Camelina sativa cultivar DH55 chromosome 15, Cs, whole genome shotgun sequence DNA segment above includes these coding regions:
- the LOC104744362 gene encoding E3 ubiquitin-protein ligase ORTHRUS 2-like, which gives rise to MARDIQFPCDGDGVCMRCKSTPPPEESLTCGTCVTPWHVSCLSSPPETLASTLQWHCPDCSGEVDPLPVSGVAAGYGAVGSDLVAAIRAIEADETLSTVEKAKKRQQLLSGSKGVDEDDEEEKKKGKGKNANLDVLSALGDNLMCSFCMQLPERPVTKPCGHNACLKCFEKWMGQGKRTCGKCRSIVPEKMARNPRINSSLVSAIRFARVSRSAAAGTSKVYHFVSNQDRPDKAFTTERAKKTGKANAASGRIYVTIPPDHFGPIPAENDPVRSQGLLVGESWEDRLECRQWGAHFPHVAGIAGQASYGAQSVALSGGYEDDEDHGEWFLYTGSGGRDLSGNKRTNKDQSFDQKFEKSNEALRLSCKLGYPVRVVRSHKEKRSAYAPEEGVRYDGVYRIEKCWRKVGIQGSFKVCRYLFVRCDNEPAPWTSDEHGDHPRPLPNIPELNMATDLFERKESPSWDFDEGEGCWKWIKPPPASKKSVNVLDPEERKSLKKAIKAAHSNTVRARLLKEFKCQICHQVMTLPVTTPCAHNFCKACLEAKFAGKTLVRERSRGGRTLRAQKNVMNCPCCPTDISDFLQNPQVNREVMEVIERLKNQEEDDAKPVDEEGEGSGTDPEEEMQVVSEEAEQPKKRIKLDTDVAVSATVV